One Panicum virgatum strain AP13 chromosome 9K, P.virgatum_v5, whole genome shotgun sequence genomic region harbors:
- the LOC120652291 gene encoding probable NADPH:quinone oxidoreductase 1: MEAPAAKPVIRVAAICGSIRKASWHRGLIRAAAELCEESIPGLRVDDVDVAGLPMLNTDLETDGGRGFPPAVEAFRAKVRDADCFLFASPEYNYSITSTHFWFNYSLRPKK, translated from the exons ATGgaagcgccggcggcgaagccCGTCATCCGCGTGGCCGCCATCTGCGGCTCCATCCGCAAGGCCTCCTGGCACCGCGGCCTCATCCGCGCCG CCGCGGAGTTGTGCGAGGAGTCCATCCCGGGGCTTCGCGTCGACGACGTGGACGTCGCCGGCCTGCCGATGCTCAACACCGACCTCGAGaccgacggcggccgcggcttcCCGCCCGCCGTCGAGGCGTTCCGCGCCAAGGTCCGCGACGCCGACTGCTTCCTCTTCGCCTCGCCCGAGTACAACTACTCCATCACCAGTACGCATTTCTGGTTTAATTACTCCCTTCGtcctaaaaaataa